In the Fimbriimonadaceae bacterium genome, GTGCCGGCCACCACCGCGAACCTCGGCCCGGGGTTCGACTGCATGGGAATGGCCCTGGACCTGTGGAACACTTTCACCGTCGAGGAGACCGGGCCGCGCGGCGAAGTCGTGGTCGAGAACACGGGCGAAGGCGCCGACCGACTGCCCACCGACCGGACGAACCTGGTCGCCGAGACGACCCTGGCTTTGTTGGGGAAGCGTTACGACGACCTTAAGCGCGGACTAAAGTTCACCAGCCACGCCGAGGTGCCGTGCGGGAGCGGGCTGGGCTCCAGTTCGACCGCCGTCGTCGCCGGGGTCACGTTCGCCGAAGCCCTTTTGGGCGACATCGACCGCGACCGGATCCTCCGCCGCTCGGTGCAGATCGAGGGCCACGGCGACAACGTCGGCCCGGCGATCGTCGGCGGCTTACTGCTCATCATGCCCCACGACGGCGGCGTTGTCGTGCGCAGCGTCCTCACTGAACCGATGCGCGTGGTCGTGTGCGTGCCCGACTTTGACTTCCCGACCTCGGTCGCCCGCGCCGCGTTGCCCCAAGAGGTGCCGCTCAAGGACGCGATCTTCAACCTGGGCCGGGCCATGTTCGCCCTCCAAGCGTTCCGCAACGGTGACGACGACCTCCTCAGCATCGCCCTCGAAGACCGTATCCACCAGCCCTACCGGCTCG is a window encoding:
- the thrB gene encoding homoserine kinase gives rise to the protein MIRVRVPATTANLGPGFDCMGMALDLWNTFTVEETGPRGEVVVENTGEGADRLPTDRTNLVAETTLALLGKRYDDLKRGLKFTSHAEVPCGSGLGSSSTAVVAGVTFAEALLGDIDRDRILRRSVQIEGHGDNVGPAIVGGLLLIMPHDGGVVVRSVLTEPMRVVVCVPDFDFPTSVARAALPQEVPLKDAIFNLGRAMFALQAFRNGDDDLLSIALEDRIHQPYRLGHIPGAADAIEAARQQGAVGSCLSGAGPGIIAFARKDHGLIGQAMVEAYAQAGLQARAWVLDTTQEGVSFERSVSVTS